A genomic segment from Glycine soja cultivar W05 chromosome 18, ASM419377v2, whole genome shotgun sequence encodes:
- the LOC114395934 gene encoding classical arabinogalactan protein 4-like — protein sequence MDCQINPKSPPSLQIQSSGGEEETTSKTRNRHSQPQQLPATTPPSRSQPLFLSGGPFSRHHRKCKSQKHKSHTAMLSDLHPSSFINGIATQLVKVFTILGLLATACVAQAPGPAPTQPPPATPSPHTSAPSPSPAANTPTPAAAPAPAPAPAPATPTPTLAPSTPPPASSPSQAPSPTTPSPPVPGPSGPAPDQPASEPPSAAFSISKTCIAATALVRTFLAVALA from the exons ATGGACTGTCAAATCAACCCCAAATCCCCACCCTCCCTACAAATACAATCCAGCGGCGGCGAGGAGGAGACCACTAGCAAGACTCGCAACCGACATTCTCAACCCCAACAACTTCCGGCAACCACTCCTCCCTCTCGATCCCAACCACTCTTCCTCTCTGGCGGTCCTTTCTCTCGCCACCACCGAAAATGCAAATCTCAAAAACACAAAAGCCACACGGCCATGCTCTCAGACCTGCATCCTTCCTCCTTCATCAATGGCATCGCAACTCAACTag TTAAAGTGTTCACGATATTGGGGCTTTTGGCCACCGCGTGTGTAGCGCAAGCCCCTGGACCCGCACCCACGCAACCACCACCAGCGACCCCATCACCGCACACGTCAGCACCCTCCCCATCACCCGCCGCAAACACCCCTACCCCTGCGGCTGCACCTGCACCTGCACCTGCACCTGCACCCGCAACACCCACACCCACACTCGCTCCTTCGACTCCTCCACCAGCTTCTTCTCCATCCCAGGCCCCAAGCCCAACCACCCCCTCCCCTCCCGTTCCAGGCCCATCGGGCCCAGCTCCAGACCAGCCAGCCTCCGAGCCTCCCTCCGCAGCGTTCTCCATAAGCAAGACCTGCATTGCTGCCACCGCTCTCGTTCGAACCTTCCTTGCCGTGGCTTTGGCTTAA